In Desulfosudis oleivorans Hxd3, the DNA window TCATTGTTGAATGCCAGACACCCTAGATGGTGGCCATGGCCTCGAGATTGGAAAACCCTCTGGCGTTTCTGTAGTAACGCTCCACCGGGTATTCGCGGATGTATCCGTGTCCGCCCATGAGCTGAACACCGTAGTCGCACATCTTCATGGCCATTTCACCGGCATACATCTTTGCCAGGTAGGCTTCCCGTGTCGCGTTTTTGCCGGCCTCAAGGGCCGATGCGGCTTTCCACGCCATCAGACGAATGGAATCCACCTCGTAGGCCATCTCCGCCAGCATGAAGGCCACGGACTGGCGATATGCAATGGGTTGGCCGAACTGAACCCGTGTCTTGGCATATTCACGGGCAAACAGGTAGGAGGCGTTGGTCACACCCGCAGCCATGGCGGCCATACCGACCCGGGAGCGCTGAAGGAAAGCGTCAAAATCACACCCTTCCTCACCGCCCAGCCGGTCTTCGGCCGGCACTTCGCAGTTTTCAAAAACCACCCGGTTCATTTCAAGGGCATACATGCCCAGGGTCTTTTCCCGGTCTCCCATTTTGACGCCCGGATTTTTCGTATCCACGATAAACAACTGGCTTTTGCCGTCCAGGTTGGCCGCCACCAGCATGTGAGAGGCGTTGGCCCCCATGGGCACAAAACATTTTTCGCCGTTTAACACATAGGCACCGCCCTTCTTCTCGGCCGTTGTCTTCAGATCCACGGCGTCAAAACCAAACCGGGGTTCGTTTAACGCCATGGTGCAGGCGGCATATTCCTCTTTGCAGAACAGGGGCAGGTATTTTTTCTTCTGGTCCTCGGTGCCCATCTTGGCCACCGGCGTGATAAACAGGGAAGGAGCAGTGACCGCCACGGCAAAAGCCATATCGCCAAAAGCCAGCTCCTCCAGCACCAGGGCGGTCTCCAGGGGAGAGTCGGCCATGCCGTATCCGCCGTACTCCTCGGGCACCATGGAGATGGAAGCCCCCAGTCCCCATGCCTTGTCAATGGCGTCGGCCGGAATCTGGCCGCTTTCATCCATGTCGTGGGCGGTGTCGGCCACAATGTTTTTAACTAACTTCGCGACCTCCTTTTTGACCATCTGCTGCTGTTTTGACATCGAAAAATTAATCATGTGTCGCCTCCAGAGTCCTGTATGATTGAAGAAAGTTTCCGGATATCCCGGCATTCCGGGATATAAACCGGTCATTTCCGGTAAAAACTGACATGTCAGTTCATACTATTCACATGAACCTTCCTTGTCAACCTTTATTTGTTTTCTTTACCCTGTTTTTCGCAAGAACGAAAAACCGCTACAGCATATTAAAAATAGATAGTTACAAGCCGGCCCGGTACGCCTCAAGCGCCTTTTGCATGTCTGCCATCAATGACCGGGGATAGGCTTTATCCGCCAGCTTTTCATAAACCCGCGATGCCGCCTCGGCAATCGTCTTCTGGTCCTCCACGGAAAGCGGCACGGGCTTCATGCCGCACTTGACCTGAAACGCCTTCAGGCTCCTGGCCTCATAATCCCGCACCTCTTTTTTCCACTCCGGCTCCAGCCTGCTGACCTCGTAAATCAGCATTTCCTGGACATTGTAGGCCAGGGTCTCGGACACACCGAACTGCTTGCGAAGCTTTTCCTTGGTGGCTACGGAAACCACGATGGCGCCGGGGGAATACAGCAGCGGAGGGGTAAAATAGTAGTCAGCGTACTGGTAGGCCTGCATACCCAGCATCCAGGCGGCCGGCGCCAGGTTGGCATTGGCCAGGCCTGTACTCAGGGCCGCAATCGTCTCGGGCACCGCCACCGGCGTGGCGTCGATACCGAGCTCCTTGTAAAATGTGGTCTCCACTTCACCGAACCAGGTCAGCAGTTTCTGTTTTTTCAGGTCAGCCAGGCCGGCCACCGGGTTTTTGAAAAACATGTAGAAAAAACCGGTGTCGATCAGGGCGCCCAGGATATACCCCCGCTCCTCAAAAGACCGGTCGATCCTTTTTCTGAACTTTTCCATTATAAAGTCCACTTCATCGTAATTCCTGAAAAACCCGGGCAGCAGAAAGACGGCTGTTTCCGGAGAGGCCGCCAGAATGCCAAGGGCCGTGCACCCGCAGCCGCTGAGCTGGCCGATATCCATTTTCCGCAGGATGTCGGTGTCTTCACCCATAACCCCGCCGCCGTATACCTTGATGACGACCTTTTTATTGGAAAGCTTCGCGATCCGGGGCAGCAGCACCTTTTCTGGCATATTCATCCACGGTGTGCCGGGCGGTGCAAGGGTACCGATGGAAAGGACCATCTGGTCCCCGTCCTTGATCAGGGAGGACCCCATCCGCCAGGCCGCCTCCGTAACCTCCTCCCAGCTCATGTAAGGAGAAAGCAGGGCCTCCACCCGATCGGGCATCTCTTTTAAAATATACCGGGAGGTCCTGTGCTCGTTCAGGATCGGCAGCATCGCCGCCTCCACCATGGCGATACACTCCGGCTTGGTGATCAGGCCGGCTTCAAACATCTTCCTTACAACCAGCTGCTTTTTCACCAGGTCCGGACTGAAGGGCTGCCCGGTGAGCAGATCCTTGATGCTCTTGTTGATATGGGGGGATGCAATCCGCCAGCCCGCGGCCTTTACCTCTTCCCAGCTCATATAGGGAGAGAGCAGTGGCTCCACGCGCGCCGGCAGGGTTTTCAGGCTGTCGACCGATATCCGTTCATGGTAGGCATCCAGCATCGGCATCATCGATGTTTCCACCATGCCGATCAACTGGTCCTTTGTAACAGCGCCGGCTTCAAAAGATTTTCTTAAGGCCAGCTGTTTTGTCTCCAGGCCCGGGCCAAAGGGCTGCCCGGTGAGCAGGGCCTCAATGCTCTCATCCAGTATGGTCTGCATTTGTGCCCTGGTCATGTTCGCCGCCCGAACGTTGGAAGCGGCGCAGGATAAAAAAATCGCGAGACACACGCATGCCACGCGATGTCCGATGTGCCGATGTGTGATGATGAACATATCCTGCTCCCTGTTTTTTATGAAACGTACCTGTTCCGACTGTTATCAACCGCAAAAAAGTCCTGCTGTCAAAATCGATTCTCCGGTGTTCCGATCCCGATTTTGATTTGGATCTGGATAAAAAGTGCGTTACCCGTTTAATCACGCCCCAAACAGTGCCGCCTAACAATACGGGAAGGCTATGATGAATAGCTTTTTACCCGCTCGGCGATAAGATTC includes these proteins:
- a CDS encoding acyl-CoA dehydrogenase family protein; amino-acid sequence: MINFSMSKQQQMVKKEVAKLVKNIVADTAHDMDESGQIPADAIDKAWGLGASISMVPEEYGGYGMADSPLETALVLEELAFGDMAFAVAVTAPSLFITPVAKMGTEDQKKKYLPLFCKEEYAACTMALNEPRFGFDAVDLKTTAEKKGGAYVLNGEKCFVPMGANASHMLVAANLDGKSQLFIVDTKNPGVKMGDREKTLGMYALEMNRVVFENCEVPAEDRLGGEEGCDFDAFLQRSRVGMAAMAAGVTNASYLFAREYAKTRVQFGQPIAYRQSVAFMLAEMAYEVDSIRLMAWKAASALEAGKNATREAYLAKMYAGEMAMKMCDYGVQLMGGHGYIREYPVERYYRNARGFSNLEAMATI
- a CDS encoding TRAP transporter substrate-binding protein, with the translated sequence MTRAQMQTILDESIEALLTGQPFGPGLETKQLALRKSFEAGAVTKDQLIGMVETSMMPMLDAYHERISVDSLKTLPARVEPLLSPYMSWEEVKAAGWRIASPHINKSIKDLLTGQPFSPDLVKKQLVVRKMFEAGLITKPECIAMVEAAMLPILNEHRTSRYILKEMPDRVEALLSPYMSWEEVTEAAWRMGSSLIKDGDQMVLSIGTLAPPGTPWMNMPEKVLLPRIAKLSNKKVVIKVYGGGVMGEDTDILRKMDIGQLSGCGCTALGILAASPETAVFLLPGFFRNYDEVDFIMEKFRKRIDRSFEERGYILGALIDTGFFYMFFKNPVAGLADLKKQKLLTWFGEVETTFYKELGIDATPVAVPETIAALSTGLANANLAPAAWMLGMQAYQYADYYFTPPLLYSPGAIVVSVATKEKLRKQFGVSETLAYNVQEMLIYEVSRLEPEWKKEVRDYEARSLKAFQVKCGMKPVPLSVEDQKTIAEAASRVYEKLADKAYPRSLMADMQKALEAYRAGL